In the Quercus lobata isolate SW786 chromosome 5, ValleyOak3.0 Primary Assembly, whole genome shotgun sequence genome, one interval contains:
- the LOC115990616 gene encoding kelch-like protein 12 translates to MGARRKTQKFIVSENAPSPKSVNSTTAARNLRKNHLGGVIFGCKNSTMKECLLNQLFGLPAQHFSYVKKIDPGLPLFLFNYSDRRLHGIFEAASNGQMNINPYGWTTDGSERTSYPAQVQIRVRLQCQPLLEKQFKPIISDNYYSHNHFWFELDHAQASRLMSLLSSLVVAPSASVPQNTAKWKNIFQALPPNDAGEEGEGFKPLSLETGHSNYSSWKSDSTVVASPFDGNNQPLGACLDTKLVKQDENDIICMKLKELSLQPVSSSSYGTSFPCNSQVEGQVIGSRPNGSVCDLPIERKELAVPMSGYVDDTTVLNGIQLEDKGFQVEPMGVEEKNEECRHSSSEGQLIIAQLIREVQELKAFRTEQIQKTSILEQKLMEAEMEIHQLKDCCVMMLEPVSNPSVALVNETVSEVIDELHLDHNESASEVIDELHLDQNESVNEVIEELHLDHNESVSEVIDELHLDHNESVSEVIDELHVDHNESVFLAGGYDGISWLSALDSYYPSHDVIKSLKPMSCARSYFSAAQLNNDLYVFGGGSGQDGSEYYDTVESYSLANDQWTPRPSLNQKKGSLAGATIDNKIFAIGGGNNVECFSNVEMLDLDIGRWIPTRSMLQKRFAIGAVELNGALYATGGYDGKDYLMSAERFDPREHAWTKIASMNTKRGSHSLVVFNEKLYVLGGFDGSRTVSSVEIFDPRLGLWMSGEPMKKPRGYFAAGVINESIFVMGGIVGENILETVETYKDGQGWQETQTRAIGKRCFLSAIVL, encoded by the exons ATGGGTGCAAggaggaaaacacaaaaatttattgttagTGAAAATGCACCTTCTCCAAAGTCAGTGAACAGCACTACAGCTGCCAGAAATTTGAGGAAGAATCACCTGGGTGGAGTCATATTTGGTTGCAAGAACAGTACCATGAAAGAATGCTTATTGAACCAACTCTTTG GCTTACCAGCTCAACACTTTTCATATGTGAAGAAAATTGATCCTGGCTTGCCACTGTTTCTATTCAACTACAGTGATAGAAGACTTCACGGAATCTTTGAGGCTGCTAGCAATGGCCAAATGAATATTAACCCCTATGGCTGGACCACTGATGGTTCAGAGAGGACATCATATCCTGCACAG GTTCAGATTCGCGTCCGCCTACAGTGCCAACCACTACTTGAAAAACAGTTTAAACCAATAATTTCTGACAACTATTACTCTCATAACCATTTCTGGTTTGAGCTTGATCATGCTCAAGCAAGTAGGCTCATGTCGTTATTATCATCTTTAGTGGTTGCTCCAAGTGCTTCTGTACCACAGAATACTGCAAagtggaaaaatatttttcaagcaCTTCCCCCAAATGACGCTGGAGAGGAAGGTGAAGGGTTTAAGCCACTTTCTTTGGAAACTGGGCATTCGAATTACTCAAGTTGGAAATCAGATTCTACAGTTGTTGCTTCTCCGTTTGATGGAAATAACCAGCCATTGGGAGCTTGCTTGGACACAAAGCTAGTTAAACAAGATGAGAATGACATTATATGTATGAAATTGAAAGAATTGTCACTTCAGCCAGTGAGCTCTAGCTCATATGGCACCTCCTTCCCTTGTAATAGTCAGGTGGAGGGTCAAGTCATTGGTTCAAGACCCAATGGTTCTGTGTGTGACTTACCAATTGAAAGAAAAGAATTGGCTGTTCCAATGTCAGGTTATGTAGACGATACTACTGTTCTGAATGGTATTCAATTGGAGGACAAAGGTTTTCAAGTGGAACCAATGGGTGTAGAAGAGAAGAATGAAGAGTGTCGTCATTCATCATCTGAGGGTCAGTTGATCATAGCTCAG TTGATTCGAGAGGTACAAGAGCTAAAGGCCTTTAGAACAGAACAAATTCAGAAGACAAGTATTTTGGAGCAGAAGCTG ATGGAGGCTGAAATGGAAATTCATCAGTTGAAAGATTGTTGTGTGATGATGTTGGAACCTGTGTCCAATCCTTCTGTGGCACTTGTTAATGAGACAGTTAGTGAGGTGATTGATGAGCTCCATTTGGATCATAATGAGTCAGCTAGTGAGGTGATTGATGAGCTGCATTTGGATCAGAATGAGTCAGTTAATGAGGTGATTGAAGAGCTCCATTTGGATCATAATGAGTCAGTTAGTGAGGTGATTGATGAGCTCCATTTGGATCATAATGAGTCAGTTAGTGAGGTGATTGATGAGCTCCATGTGGATCATAATGAGTCAGTATTTCTAGCAGGAGGATATGATGGTATATCATGGTTGTCAGCATTAGATTCATATTATCCTTCTCATGATGTGATCAAATCTCTTAAGCCAATGAGCTGTGCCCGTTCATATTTTTCGGCTGCACAGTTGAATAATGATCTTTATGTATTTGGAGGTGGTTCAGGTCAAGACGGTTCCGAGTATTATGACACAG TTGAGTCATACAGCCTAGCAAATGATCAGTGGACCCCACGCCCTTCACTGAATCAGAAAAAGGGAAGTTTAGCTGGAGCTACTATAGATAACAAAATATTTGCTATTGGTGGGGGGAACAATGTGGAATGCTTTTCAAATGTTGAAATGCTTGACTTAGACATTGGAAGATGGATCCCAACGCGTTCAATGCTACAAAAG cGCTTCGCTATTGGTGCAGTGGAACTGAATGGTGCTCTTTATGCTACTGGTGGTTATGATGGGAAGGATTACTTGAT GTCTGCTGAAAGATTTGACCCTAGAGAACATGCTTGGACCAAAATTGCAAGTATGAATACAAAGAGGGGCAGCCATTCCCTGGttgtttttaatgaaaagtt ATATGTTCTTGGTGGATTTGATGGAAGTAGAACGGTTTCAAGTGTTGAAATATTTGATCCACGTCTTGGGTTATGGATGAGTGGAGAACCAATGAAAAAGCCCAGGGGATATTTTGCTGCTGGTGTCATCAACGAATCTATCTTTGTAATGGGAGGGATAGTTGGCGAAAACATTCTTGAGACG GTTGAAACTTACAAGGATGGTCAGGGTTGGCAAGAAACTCAGACAAGGGCCATCGGGAAAAGGTGCTTCCTGTCAGCCATTGTTCTATAA